Proteins encoded together in one Bacteroides ovatus window:
- a CDS encoding glycoside hydrolase family 88 protein, with the protein MKNKLVLLLFFILTGAVSVNAQNLPDQKETLEVMKKVNGYFMKKYADYTIPSFYGRVRPSNIWTRGVYYEGLMALYSIYPREDYYKYAYDWADFHKWGMRNGNTTRNADDHCCGQTYIDLYNICPSDPNMIRNIKASIDMVVNTPQVNDWWWIDAVQMAMPIFAKFGKMTGEQKYYDKMWDMYYYTRSQHDETGMFNQKDGLWWRDQDFNPPYKEPNGEDCYWSRGNGWVYAALVRVLDEIPSDEKHRQDYVNDFLTMSKALKKCQREDGFWNVSLHDPTNFGGKETSGTALFVYGMAWGVRNGLLDRKEYLPILLKAWNAMVKDAVHPNGFLGYVQGTGKEPKDGQPVTYKSVPDFEDYGVGCFLLAGTEVYKLK; encoded by the coding sequence ATGAAAAATAAATTAGTACTATTACTCTTTTTCATATTGACAGGTGCTGTCAGTGTAAATGCTCAAAACTTGCCCGATCAAAAGGAAACATTGGAGGTCATGAAGAAAGTGAACGGTTACTTTATGAAAAAGTATGCCGATTATACTATCCCCAGTTTTTATGGTCGTGTACGTCCCAGTAATATCTGGACACGTGGCGTATATTATGAGGGGCTGATGGCGCTCTATTCTATTTATCCGCGTGAGGATTATTATAAGTATGCCTACGATTGGGCTGATTTTCACAAATGGGGAATGAGAAACGGCAATACCACCCGTAACGCCGACGACCATTGCTGTGGACAAACGTATATCGACTTATATAATATTTGTCCGTCAGACCCGAACATGATCCGGAATATCAAAGCAAGTATCGATATGGTAGTGAACACCCCGCAGGTGAACGACTGGTGGTGGATTGACGCTGTACAGATGGCAATGCCTATTTTTGCTAAATTCGGAAAGATGACTGGGGAACAGAAGTACTACGACAAGATGTGGGATATGTACTATTATACACGCAGTCAGCACGATGAAACCGGTATGTTCAATCAGAAAGACGGTCTGTGGTGGCGCGATCAGGATTTCAATCCTCCCTATAAGGAGCCTAATGGAGAGGATTGCTATTGGAGTCGTGGAAACGGATGGGTATATGCTGCTTTGGTGCGTGTCTTGGATGAAATTCCCTCTGACGAAAAACACCGTCAGGACTATGTCAATGATTTCCTGACCATGAGCAAGGCATTGAAGAAGTGTCAGCGTGAAGACGGTTTCTGGAATGTCAGCCTTCATGATCCTACGAACTTCGGAGGCAAAGAGACTTCCGGCACAGCACTGTTTGTTTACGGTATGGCTTGGGGAGTTCGTAACGGACTGCTCGACCGTAAAGAATATCTTCCCATCCTTTTAAAAGCGTGGAACGCTATGGTGAAAGATGCCGTACATCCGAACGGATTCCTGGGATATGTACAAGGTACGGGTAAGGAGCCCAAAGACGGTCAGCCGGTTACTTATAAGAGTGTACCCGACTTTGAAGATTACGGTGTAGGTTGTTTCCTGCTTGCCGGAACGGAAGTGTACAAGCTGAAATAA
- a CDS encoding fimbrillin family protein produces the protein MKNMYLAAAMVVSLAFSACSDEESGKADRAYKPIEIYGNINEVVNNVQETRAVGAAWGSDDRIGVTVEADEDNATANAVDTYINIQYRNETGGSFRVVNEGSTDNNIRLKGEGEFTLNAYYPYQGANGTLPGTEGVIAKTISGADQTTDKQPQIDFLFAQATGVRAESPVTFDFSHKMTKIILKFKATNGATLNNMKVYLKSLQLEGSFNVTTGEAVAKSGATPNSELSMDIAKPAEGEMTASIILFPQDMPEKVLLEVRMNDETYTQYMPVQNLESGHAYPYNVTFENPAMTITKAEIEDWIVEDDKDVTASVTE, from the coding sequence ATGAAAAACATGTATTTAGCTGCTGCTATGGTAGTGTCATTAGCTTTTTCTGCTTGTAGTGATGAAGAGTCGGGAAAGGCGGATCGCGCTTATAAACCCATCGAAATTTATGGAAATATCAATGAAGTGGTGAATAATGTACAGGAAACTCGTGCTGTCGGTGCGGCATGGGGCTCGGACGACCGGATTGGAGTGACTGTTGAAGCGGATGAGGATAATGCGACCGCTAATGCAGTGGATACCTATATTAATATCCAATATCGCAATGAAACCGGAGGTTCGTTCCGTGTTGTGAACGAAGGCTCAACAGACAATAATATCCGTTTGAAAGGAGAAGGTGAGTTTACTTTGAATGCTTATTATCCGTATCAGGGAGCGAATGGTACATTGCCGGGTACAGAAGGAGTGATTGCAAAAACAATCAGCGGAGCAGACCAGACAACCGACAAACAGCCACAAATAGACTTTCTATTTGCCCAGGCTACCGGAGTTCGTGCAGAGTCTCCTGTTACCTTCGACTTCTCACATAAAATGACTAAAATCATATTGAAGTTTAAAGCAACCAACGGAGCTACATTAAATAATATGAAAGTCTATTTGAAAAGCCTGCAGTTGGAAGGCTCTTTTAATGTGACTACCGGTGAGGCTGTTGCCAAAAGCGGTGCTACTCCAAATTCAGAATTAAGCATGGATATTGCTAAACCGGCAGAAGGTGAAATGACTGCATCCATTATTTTATTCCCACAGGATATGCCGGAGAAAGTTTTGCTGGAAGTGAGAATGAATGATGAGACCTACACGCAATACATGCCTGTTCAGAATCTGGAGAGTGGACATGCCTATCCTTATAATGTGACCTTCGAAAATCCTGCAATGACAATCACCAAAGCGGAAATAGAAGACTGGATCGTAGAAGATGATAAAGATGTAACTGCTTCGGTTACTGAATAA